The genomic DNA ATGTGCGACCCGTTCAGGCTCAATTTCCTGCCTAAAGAAGTCGAGCTGAGCAGGCCTCTGTATCGCGACGGAAAACTGATAGCTGCCGGGCGCTGATTGGAATAACCACGGGCGGCAGGCCTCCTGCAGTTCCTTCGATGGCCTACCTCTTTTGCGGTGTGAAGCACCGCTAACAAACTCAATCGTCCTATAAAACAGCGATTGGATTGTCTGAACTTTATCGACAATTAGATCAAGAGGTGCTCCACCAGTTACCACTTCACCACCCTTTACTGAAACCATGACCTCACCTGGCAGGAACGCAACACCCGCACTTTGCTTAGCGCTCTCTGTCCAGATCGCCTGCACAAGGTTCCTTAATCCCTCTCGGGCAAATTCAGGAACTTGTGGATCAGCAAGAAGCGAATGTGCAAGCCGCTCTGCAAGCACATACTCGTGAGCTTTAAACCAAAGAGCCACTGCGCTCACTCCGGTAATACCGCGCGTTCTCGTCTTGGATGGATCAAGTTGATCAAGCGCCTGCTGCTCGCTATCCGCCGCGCGCTTGTAGAGTTCTACTGCGCGGCTTGCATTGTGAGCCTTCAGCGCCAACTGGGCTTCAATGGCAAACCGTTCGCTTTCGGCATGGAGATCAGCCCATGTCATTTTTCACTCTGTACTTTTTGGATAAGGACAGCCTTCCCTTTGAACCCAACAACAGATGCAACTGCGGGTAGATTACTCGCTCCTCTTCTCGTCTGAGCGATCTTTTGCCGTAAGCGTGCCTCCACAAAGGCACGGTCACCGGCGTCCACACCAGAAATCTCTAACCGAAAGCAGTCTTCCAGATCGGCCGGTTCTGTGCCAATTGGTGCGATGTACCAATCCGCACCTGTAAGTGTCTCTGCCCGCCGGACGGCAATCATTTGTTCCTCAGCTTCTACAGCTGCTAGACACACCCCGTATGCGCCAGCCTCAGTGGTGTCTATTTCATTAGCCCAAGCGTTCTGCACCCGAAGGTCTGGGCTTTCGAAATCTATAATGCGTTTGGTCGTTTCGCCACTACAAGCAATCTCAAATTCTACTGGGGAATTATGGTGGCGGCTCAGACACACTGATGCCGCCTCGAAGAAGCTGCCGCCTAATGAAGCAGTCAAACCACTATGCCGCTCATGCAGCGAGTTAATTTCTAGCTTCCCAACGTTCGCCTCAGCCATAGAAAGATCCGCTTGATGATGCCCGATTTGGCACTAGACTTTGAACACCTTCATTACTTCATCCCCGAGGTGGTTAATGACTTTCACGGCAATTCGGCCAGACTTGGGCTTGTCGAAAGCTCTTGAAGTATCGCTGTTGAGGGTAGCCCAGGCTTCGGGGTCGATCTCGGCTTTGAGGGTTGTCCTGAGGGCGCTGTAGGGATCGTTCGCACCGAGGAAGTAGGCGTGGCGGACGAAGAAGCTTTCTTCGTTGTAGTCGGTGTCGATAAACCAACAGGCGATGCCTTCGGCGCTGTCGCTGATGACTTCACCAGTCTGAGGTTTGAATACGTCCACACCCTTTACCTTCACACGTAGCTTCCCATCTTTCTCTTTGAGGATATCGATATCCGGCTCGCCGAAGATGACGAAGAGATTGCCCTTGCCGGTATTCTTGAGATCGTCGGCCATGTGCAGGTCGGCATTCATTCTGGCCTTGAGCACGGGAATGCGGCCGAGCTTGCTGAACTCGGTGGTGTGGGCCTCGTAATTGAAGGCACAGGCAATGAGAGCATCAAACCCGGCGTCACCAGCCTCGCGAGCCGCTTCCACCATATCAGGCCTAGTGACGGTCCCGAATTCAGGTCCGATGAAGATGGCGGCACGTTTTTCCTTCTCTCCTTCCAGATAGCGACCTTCCGCGCAGACGAGATCGCCCGGCCAGGGAGTGAGGGCGGTGAAGGCAATTTTGTCCGACTTATGTGCCTGTTGGACGCCGGATGTTTTGAGATTTTCTAGGATCATCTGGGCGAAGCCTTGCTTCGCCCCGTACTCTGGGGTGCATTCTTTAGACGTATCGATCAACTCATCGTTCTCATCCACGCCGAGCACGCGATGCGGTGAAAGACTCTCAACCGTAAAGGGCCCCGCCACACGGACGGTCTTCTTGTTCTCGTATGGTTTGTCGTAGAGGTATTCAAACTCGGCCTTGGCAGCGATGGACTTATCAATCTCCTGCTGCCGAGCAATGCGGGCCTCCCACCAGTCGACATGGAGCTTCTTTGCCGTATCACTCCACTTGGCATCGGCCTCGCGAGGAATTTCCCACTCCTGCCACTGCTGCTTAAGCACAGCATTCAGCTTCTCGCGCAATGGTTCGAGAGTGGCTTGCCACTTGTCCCAGATAACGTCGATCTCAGCATTGTTGGTAATAGATTTGAGCGTGATATGCGGGACGCGTTCATAGACGAAGCCGTGACGGATGTTCCCATGCACCGACTGCGAGGACGGCGCTGTGCGGGTAATTTCAGCTTCTTTGAGTTGACCTTCACGGGAATCGGCGAGCAGGTAGAACGGATAACGCGCCCCCATGATACGGGCGCGGGCAAGGGCCAGTGCCACACGCGAAGTGTCAATAGTGATCCAGCGACGGCCCCATTGCTCGGCAACGGTAGCGGTTGTCCCGGAACCGCACGTCGGATCAAGCACGAGATCGCCGGGATCGGTGGCCATGAGAAGGCAGCGTTCGATCAACCGGGGGTTTGTTTGAACCACGTAAATTGGAAACTTCTCGCCATGAAACTCGGTCCAGATGTTTGAAATTGAGGCGTAGGACCAGTCATTCCAATACACCACACCACCAAGCGATTTACCCCCGCCGTCAAAGATGCGATCAGCTCTATCAAGGCGTCGCATGTCAACGTCAGGATCATACGTCCAGTGCCGGTTACTCCCGCACTCGAAGTCTTTGCCGTGAAAGCTAAAGTCTTTGCTTCGCTCTGACCGGTCTTGGCTTACGAGCGGGTAGTTAACTCGCGTCCACTTCCAATTCGCTTCAAGTTTTTCTTCGATCTCTTGGGGTTCCAGATTGACGATGCGGGCATGCTCACCTTCGGAGGAAACTAGCGTGTTGAACTTGCTGTCATCTTCAGGATCACGCCGCTCTTTGTAGAGCGTGCGAAGCTTTAACTCAGTGCGTCGCTTTGCATACCAAACCAGGAAATCATTCACAGGATCGGTAGCCGTTGTGGCACTCTTCTTTTTCACCACAATCGTTACGATGGCGTTATCTTCGCCAAAGATTTCGTCCATCACAGCACGGATGCGGTGCAGGTTTTCCTCCCCAATCTGGACGAAGATGGAGCCGGAATCGGTGAGGAGATCGCGGGCGACCGTGAGGCGGTCGCGGAGATAGGTCAGGTAACTATGAATGCCATCGCGCCATGTATCGCGAAAGGCCTTCACTTGTTCCGGCTCGCGGGTGATGTGCTCAGCGTTGCCGTCTTTTACGTCGCGGCTGGTCGTGGACCACTGGAAGTTGCTATTGAATTTGATGCCGTAGGGTGGGTCGAAGTAGATGCATTGCACCTTGCCTCGCAGCCCCTCACGCTCCGCCAGGCTGGCCATGACTTGTAATGAATCTCCGAGGATCATCCGGTTCGACCAATTTTGGTCGTGCTGATAAAACTCGGTCTTATCGACTCCTTTGGGGATGCCGTTGAAATCTGCAAAGAGATCTGGCGTGAGTTGCCCAGTTTCGTACTCACGTTCCTTCGTTTCTCGCAGCAAATCATCGATCAGTGCCTTCGGATGAACCTTTTCCTGAATGTACAGCGGCGGCGCATGGACAACGAGATCTGACCAATCCTGCTCATCCTTCCCGCGCCAGACGAGTTGCGGGTCCAAATCACGATTGCGCCGTTCGTACGCGATCCGGACAGGGCTTTGCTCTTCTTTCCGTAAGACAGACTGATATTCCGCCGTGGGAATATTCTTTCGCTTCGCCTCATCGTGCTTCAGTGCTTCGACCGTCTTGGTCGTCCCCTGCTTCTTGGCCATGTCTATTTCCCCTCGACCACGGGCGAGACTGCGGCGGCTTTCTCAATCATTTTATTAAATTCGGCTGCAACCTTGGCTTCAAAATCCGCTTCGATTTGATAAATTTCGGTAAACTCAGCAAACGCCCATCGACCATAGGTCCCAAGGTTATTCACCCCCGGCACCCAATAGGTGTCCATGGTGGCCTTCTTTTCCTTCGCATCCTCGCGGCGATAGCCTTTGATCTCGACAATCAGATGCAACAGGTCCTTCTCGCCATGTCCGTCATCAACCAGCACGATGAAGTCCGGTAGATACCTCCTCGTCTCGGAGCCATAGCGGTACGGCACTTCGAGCCCAAGATTGTGGTTTTTCACATAGGCCCTGACTTTCGGATGGGCCTCGGCCACTCGACAGAATTCCGCCTCCCAGTCGCTGTCGAGGATGACCCAATTGATATGACAACGGCGAGCGTCTGTCTCCCAACGGCTGGGTTTGGAGGTATTGAATTTCACATGCCTGGTTGACCCCGTAGGATTGTAGGCATCGAGCACGGCCTTGATCGGCCTTTTCCCCATGAACTCTCGTGTGATGCCTGCCATGATCTTTTGACAGGCCATCTCGGCCAACATCTTGTACTTGAGCTGCGCCGGGTAGGTCCCTCCCTTACAGACCAAATATTTCTCGTCGAGCCACTGCTTGACCACCCGTTTCAGCTGACCGAAGAGATGCAACTGCGGATCGCCATTGGCATCACGCCAGCGCGTCATCAGAAAATGCGAGGTCAGTTCGTACACAACCTGAGACGGGCGCACCTCTCCGGTATGGATGAGATTCAGATCCACGCTTTCGCCGATAATTCCTGAATTGCGTGTTTTCGTGGCCCCGACCAGATCGGGCGTGAGCTCAAGAACCGAGTCTTCATTGAACCTCGCTGCTAACCGCTCCTCCGGCAGCTCAACATGGTAGCCCTCGACGCGGGGAAAGCTGATTTCGAGTCCATCCCGATCGGGACGGATGGCTTTGACTTGAATGGTCTCGCGCGGCGGCTGAGGCGGTGCGATGACTGGTTTGGCATTGAAGTCAAAGGGAATACCGAGCACATCGGCATACTCGACATTGAATTGGTCTTCGTTGTTTAACTCATAGGACTGGCGTCGCAATGCGCGCCCGATAACCTGTTCGCACAAGAGCTGCGTCCCAAACGCCCGCACACCGAGAACATGCGTGACCGTATTCGCATCCCATCCTTCCGTCAGCATCGACACCGACACCACGCACCGTATGTCGGCCCCAAGGCGGCCCGGCTTGCCGACCGTGTTCATCACTTCCCGAAGCAGGTCTTGGTCCGTCAAATCTTCAGCTTGCCGCCGATCGCCGGTCCGTTCGACGATCTCACGACGAAAGCGTTCAATTTCATCGGCGGCCATGTTGCGGAAATTGTCATCCAGCGCTTCGCCGGATTCCAATTGTTCGCTGTCGATCAACAAGGTTCTGGGGCGTGGGAGCGGATTGCCATGCTCATCGTGATTTTGGAACAGTGGCAGTTTCCCAAATACAAGCCTGCTGGACCCGTCTTCATTCACCCGCTGAAAGCCGGAGATATAGTCGTACACCAGCTTGGACGTGGACGTGTTGTTACAGACGATGATGAAACAGGGCGGCACCGGAACCTTTCTCTCGGCCCAAAGTGCGTAGGTCTTCTCGTAGTGGCCGTAGAGCGCATCGATCGCCGTCTGTAATTGGGGCGGCAGATCTAGAGGGTCCAGACTCCCAGCTTTACCGCGACCTTTCTTCGGCATCTTGGCCCTGATGTGCTCCCATAGGTTGCGGAACATCGGCATTTCGTTGCCCGGTATGTTGTCCGTGATGGGCACGCGCGGCAACTTCACGATGCCGCACTCGATTGCATCCATCAGCGAGAAGTCGCTCATGGTCCAGGGGAACAACGTCCCTTCTGCGTAACCGGAGCCCCGCAAGAAGAACGGCGTGGCCGATAAGTCGATGATCTGGGTGACGCCGAGTTTACGTGTGACCGTTTCGAGTCCGGAGATCCACAGGCGGGCGGTCTCGTTGTTCTTTTCCGCTTCCTTCTTCTCATCCCCCTTGAGATCCTCATCGCCGGTCTTGGCCCCCGGCTTCTCCCGGTAACAGTGGTGCGCCTCGTCATTGAGGACCAGAATGTTTTTCATGCCCATCAAGTCGGGCATCACCCTCTGGAGCATCTGGCCCTCTGTTTCAAGCGTATTGAGTTCTTTCCCTCGTCCTTGAAGTAAAGAGCGGCCTCCTTTTGACAGTTCCAATCGGTCTCGAAGCTTGAAGGCATGGTAATTGGTAATGACGATCTTGGCGTCTCTGACCTCGTCCAGCAGATCGTTGGGCACCAATTCACGGCTGGCATAGTAACTGTCCGGGTCGTTTGGCTGAAGGACACGAAGACGGTCTTTGATCGTGAGTCCCGGAGTCACGACCAGAAACCCGCGAGTAAATTTCTTGCTGTTCGGTCGGCGGACCGCGTTGATCGTTTGCCAGGCGATGAGCATGGCCATGACCGTGGTCTTGCCTGCCCCTGTGGCCAACTTCAATCCCAGGCGGGTAAGTCCTGGGTTCGCATCGTTGTTCGCATTGGCAAGATGCTCAAGAAAGCTCTTGCCGGCTTTTACATTGGGGGCGACCTCGGTCAACCAAATCGCTGTTTCGACTGCCTCCACCTGGCAGAAGAACGGTCGCGTGTTGCTGAACTTGTGATGACGCCAGTGTTGGAGTAGCCGGGCGGTTTCGGGCGTGACCTGCCAGTCATTGGGGTTCTGTAATTGACGCCATGCGTCGACTTCGGCCCGAACACCATTGATGATGGCCGTGACGTCATACTGCTGTTCCTGAGTTGAGAGCCCTTTCCCTTCGTCAAAGACCATCGAGGCTTGCTTCTCTGACGTTTTGCGCTTTTTTGGCTTTGGAATCGGCGTGATGAATTCGGCTGGGCGGCGCTTATCTATAATCTTGTGTGTCGGTTGGCCTTGGTCGTCGAGGTCCCAATGGCGTATAGGATACGCATAAGGGGAATTGAGGATGGGTTTCGAGAAGAAATCAGCACTCATCGCGAACCGGCATCATGGGAAATGGCATGCATGTGCCGCAGAATACCTTCATTCGCACATGAAGTCATCCCATCGTTGGCTTTGCGTCTCAGAGCAATGACAAGAACTCGTCCACGGTGAGTCCAGCGTTCCGAATGAGAGCCCGGAGTGTCCCTACAGATAGCTCTTTGTGCTGGGGGATCGAAAGATTGACTCGAACGTTCGCCTTTATCATCACGACATGACTGCCCACTTGGCCAATTTGTTCCCACCCGGCCTTGCGGAAAGCCTTGACAGCCTCCTTTCCGGAGATATCGGCTAATCTCGCCATTCGCTAGACTGCCACCACGATTGGTGCTTGACCGGGCTTTGTGGGAAGAGCCTTCATCGCCTTTTGGTCTTCGGCCCACAGCCACGCGGTGATGGCTTCTTTGATGTTGTCAACGGCTTCTTTTTCATCTTTTCCTTGAGAGACACAGCCAGGAAGCGCCGGGCACTCTACGACAACCCAGCCATCTTCCGCTTGCTCCAACGTTACGTGGAAAATCATTGCGTCCTACCTCCCTTCTTCCGACGGTTCCACTATATACCACGAACATACCGCTGGCACCCCATCTTCCTTCATTACTCTTCCCGCAATCCGTCCATGACCGGTTGCCACGCTGCCCCACTGGGCGGAGAACTAACCCGCCACAACGTGACAATCACTGCAAGAGCCATGGGCCGAGAAGTTGCGGTCTGATCTTGAATCGTGCACGGTGTCGGAGAGCAGATTCGATGTTGCCGCTCAATACTCCAGCAACCGCCATGTCCGCCAGCCACTACGGCGTTTGTGCCAACAATTGTTCTGTGAGTTTCGCAGCCCGGTCGGCTTTGACTTGCGCGAGGATGGCCCCGGCGGTCTTGGCTTTCACCATTCTGAGGATTTCGATCGCTTTCCGATCCGGCATCCGTTCGAGACGCGAGGCGGCATCTTCAGACGGCATGGACTCGTACATTTTGGCCAGCTGCGTCCGTTGGTCCTGCGCCACACGCTCCTTTTCCGCTTGGAGCTTCGCTTGTTGGGCAGGGACTTTGGCCTGCGCGCTCTGGATCTTCTTTTCCAAGGCTTCGTTCTGATCCAAGAGCTCCTCAACCTGACCCCTCACGATCATGAGCCGTTCTTCGTTCTGGCGAATCGTTTGCTCGCGGCGGTCAAGATCGCGCTTTCGCTGATCCAACATATCGAGCA from Nitrospira sp. includes the following:
- a CDS encoding Adenine specific DNA methylase (Mod-related), with amino-acid sequence MAKKQGTTKTVEALKHDEAKRKNIPTAEYQSVLRKEEQSPVRIAYERRNRDLDPQLVWRGKDEQDWSDLVVHAPPLYIQEKVHPKALIDDLLRETKEREYETGQLTPDLFADFNGIPKGVDKTEFYQHDQNWSNRMILGDSLQVMASLAEREGLRGKVQCIYFDPPYGIKFNSNFQWSTTSRDVKDGNAEHITREPEQVKAFRDTWRDGIHSYLTYLRDRLTVARDLLTDSGSIFVQIGEENLHRIRAVMDEIFGEDNAIVTIVVKKKSATTATDPVNDFLVWYAKRRTELKLRTLYKERRDPEDDSKFNTLVSSEGEHARIVNLEPQEIEEKLEANWKWTRVNYPLVSQDRSERSKDFSFHGKDFECGSNRHWTYDPDVDMRRLDRADRIFDGGGKSLGGVVYWNDWSYASISNIWTEFHGEKFPIYVVQTNPRLIERCLLMATDPGDLVLDPTCGSGTTATVAEQWGRRWITIDTSRVALALARARIMGARYPFYLLADSREGQLKEAEITRTAPSSQSVHGNIRHGFVYERVPHITLKSITNNAEIDVIWDKWQATLEPLREKLNAVLKQQWQEWEIPREADAKWSDTAKKLHVDWWEARIARQQEIDKSIAAKAEFEYLYDKPYENKKTVRVAGPFTVESLSPHRVLGVDENDELIDTSKECTPEYGAKQGFAQMILENLKTSGVQQAHKSDKIAFTALTPWPGDLVCAEGRYLEGEKEKRAAIFIGPEFGTVTRPDMVEAAREAGDAGFDALIACAFNYEAHTTEFSKLGRIPVLKARMNADLHMADDLKNTGKGNLFVIFGEPDIDILKEKDGKLRVKVKGVDVFKPQTGEVISDSAEGIACWFIDTDYNEESFFVRHAYFLGANDPYSALRTTLKAEIDPEAWATLNSDTSRAFDKPKSGRIAVKVINHLGDEVMKVFKV
- a CDS encoding Type III restriction-modification enzyme, helicase subunit — protein: MSADFFSKPILNSPYAYPIRHWDLDDQGQPTHKIIDKRRPAEFITPIPKPKKRKTSEKQASMVFDEGKGLSTQEQQYDVTAIINGVRAEVDAWRQLQNPNDWQVTPETARLLQHWRHHKFSNTRPFFCQVEAVETAIWLTEVAPNVKAGKSFLEHLANANNDANPGLTRLGLKLATGAGKTTVMAMLIAWQTINAVRRPNSKKFTRGFLVVTPGLTIKDRLRVLQPNDPDSYYASRELVPNDLLDEVRDAKIVITNYHAFKLRDRLELSKGGRSLLQGRGKELNTLETEGQMLQRVMPDLMGMKNILVLNDEAHHCYREKPGAKTGDEDLKGDEKKEAEKNNETARLWISGLETVTRKLGVTQIIDLSATPFFLRGSGYAEGTLFPWTMSDFSLMDAIECGIVKLPRVPITDNIPGNEMPMFRNLWEHIRAKMPKKGRGKAGSLDPLDLPPQLQTAIDALYGHYEKTYALWAERKVPVPPCFIIVCNNTSTSKLVYDYISGFQRVNEDGSSRLVFGKLPLFQNHDEHGNPLPRPRTLLIDSEQLESGEALDDNFRNMAADEIERFRREIVERTGDRRQAEDLTDQDLLREVMNTVGKPGRLGADIRCVVSVSMLTEGWDANTVTHVLGVRAFGTQLLCEQVIGRALRRQSYELNNEDQFNVEYADVLGIPFDFNAKPVIAPPQPPRETIQVKAIRPDRDGLEISFPRVEGYHVELPEERLAARFNEDSVLELTPDLVGATKTRNSGIIGESVDLNLIHTGEVRPSQVVYELTSHFLMTRWRDANGDPQLHLFGQLKRVVKQWLDEKYLVCKGGTYPAQLKYKMLAEMACQKIMAGITREFMGKRPIKAVLDAYNPTGSTRHVKFNTSKPSRWETDARRCHINWVILDSDWEAEFCRVAEAHPKVRAYVKNHNLGLEVPYRYGSETRRYLPDFIVLVDDGHGEKDLLHLIVEIKGYRREDAKEKKATMDTYWVPGVNNLGTYGRWAFAEFTEIYQIEADFEAKVAAEFNKMIEKAAAVSPVVEGK